The following coding sequences lie in one Miscanthus floridulus cultivar M001 chromosome 9, ASM1932011v1, whole genome shotgun sequence genomic window:
- the LOC136480036 gene encoding uncharacterized protein, with protein sequence MQNIGNGNGNAPPQVRDKRGEFLKGHPPVFKHSTDPLQADDWLRVIERQLDIAQWLMKLKKKEFLALKQGSMSVAEHHDKFIQLSWYAPTEVEDDEKRQELFMEAGGQALVIEKQAPSNGGQEEEILGGNSKGVVTLMSALLLSKLTHSSAIRKNGTPKASNAVNDNRCFNYGEPGHYSNRCPEKMANMQ encoded by the exons ATGCAGAATATTGGgaatgggaatgggaatgcaccccctcaagtcAGAGACAAAAGAGGAGAGTTTCTGAAGGGACATCCACCTGTCTTCAAGCATTCCACTgacccactccaagctgatgactggctacgTGTAATTGAGAGGCAACTTGATATTGCACAGT GGttgatgaagctaaagaagaaggaattcttggctctcaagcaggggagcatgtcTGTTGCAGAGCatcatgacaagttcatacaattgtcatggtacgCACCTACGGAAGTGGAAGATGATGAGAAGAGGCAGGAGCTATTTATGGAAG CTGGTGGACAGGCCTTGGTTATAGAGAAACAAGCGCCGTcaaatggaggacaagaagaggaaattcTAGGGGGCAACAGCAAGGGAGTAGTAACTCTCATGTCCGCACTGCTCCTCAGCAAGCTTACCCACAGCAGCGCTATCAGA AAGAATGGCACACCAAAGGCGTCAAATGCAGTCAATGACAACAGATGCTTCAACTATGGAGAaccaggacattactccaatagatgccccGAGAAGATGGCTAATATGCAGTAG